The Lentzea guizhouensis genome contains a region encoding:
- a CDS encoding LuxR C-terminal-related transcriptional regulator, whose product MNTLSLVRSDSSASVGVEAKLASATSEVMIARSLTGRPVLFRQADHDNLRRGVRYRVLVPDRARTAHGVAAKLGALALAGADIRTVPKVPLDALVVDRRLTVLPAERHDSVAAFELPSVVTTTVELFERIWQDAVPFTAAVASAGEVTLRERELLTLLFAGCTDEAAATRLNISVRTVRRTVSQLMDRLGARSRFQAGAKAADRGWLLEHAS is encoded by the coding sequence GTGAACACGCTGTCCTTGGTGCGCTCCGACTCGTCCGCGAGCGTGGGCGTGGAAGCGAAGCTGGCGTCGGCCACCAGCGAGGTGATGATCGCCAGGTCGCTGACCGGCCGGCCGGTGCTGTTCCGCCAGGCCGATCACGACAACCTGCGCCGCGGCGTGCGCTACCGGGTGCTGGTGCCCGACCGCGCCCGCACCGCCCACGGCGTCGCGGCCAAGCTCGGTGCGCTGGCGCTGGCCGGAGCGGACATCCGGACGGTGCCGAAGGTGCCGTTGGACGCACTGGTCGTCGACCGCAGGCTGACCGTGCTGCCCGCCGAGCGGCACGACTCGGTCGCCGCGTTCGAGCTGCCCAGCGTCGTCACCACGACGGTCGAGCTGTTCGAACGCATCTGGCAGGACGCGGTGCCGTTCACCGCGGCCGTGGCGTCGGCGGGTGAGGTGACGTTGCGCGAACGCGAGCTGCTCACGCTGCTGTTCGCCGGCTGCACGGACGAGGCGGCTGCGACCCGGTTGAACATCTCGGTGCGCACGGTCCGCCGCACGGTGTCCCAGCTGATGGACCGGCTGGGCGCGCGCAGCCGGTTCCAGGCCGGTGCCAAGGCCGCCGACCGCGGCTGGCTGCTGGAGCACGCGAGCTGA
- a CDS encoding fibronectin type III domain-containing protein: MSERKHSRWPLVGLVVAVVAAVTLALTGAVKQVPGLEFIPSGHWVANPELGLVVRVDGSTKKPDTQVSVPGLTPGSQVVQDETHGYVVGSDDVTIFGKSTLSVEATVPAPVKGERSVPVQAAGGAYSVFRQSGRIVRLGLDPQVFDAGGPVGSPVSTSDGTVWVHRTDSGAICRLARGATNLDCPTVAPAGHTGGLTVAGDRVVFVDTTADSMSVVEGKGLGTAVKLGVDAPPNARIAPVDAAGRVAVLDPAGRRMHLVEARVDDKGALAEQRPPAETVQLPDGEYDSPSVSGDSVVLLDHKSNSVRTYDNRGRQRHSAAIPQEKGKPELVRGEDARVYVDGSEGKHVVVVDKDGSMQPVPVVGAKPEESRKPVPPPVQPTTTKPADTNADRPVPPPNTGRPVPPPQTRTNQAQPPPQAQPPVRTPPPIPVTSPGMPPNLAIAITPQQVDATVTWGAAPANGAPVTAYHISWTSQGGRSGTDSVPGTAFTYVIRGIWQGADHPFTVTVVAQNSAGRGTPATANAAPPKRVPKIDLTKGPIAPRCDHENCYWMHILMTGFKPNTQYKVDPHSTDSGYSNPGHSLRTDADGNAVLNAFFYHGAGHTVWVTAGGVESNRLEWTE; this comes from the coding sequence GTGAGCGAGCGCAAGCACTCCCGGTGGCCGCTGGTGGGGCTGGTCGTCGCCGTCGTCGCAGCCGTGACGCTGGCGCTGACCGGCGCGGTGAAGCAGGTGCCCGGCCTCGAGTTCATCCCGTCCGGGCACTGGGTCGCGAACCCCGAGCTCGGGCTGGTGGTGCGCGTGGACGGCTCGACCAAGAAGCCCGACACGCAGGTGTCCGTTCCCGGCCTCACCCCCGGCAGCCAGGTCGTGCAGGACGAGACCCACGGCTACGTCGTCGGCTCCGACGACGTCACGATCTTCGGCAAGTCGACGTTGTCCGTGGAGGCGACCGTGCCCGCGCCCGTCAAGGGTGAGCGGTCGGTGCCGGTCCAGGCCGCCGGCGGGGCCTACTCGGTCTTCCGGCAGAGCGGCCGGATCGTGCGCCTCGGCCTCGACCCGCAGGTCTTCGACGCGGGAGGCCCGGTCGGGTCGCCCGTGTCGACCAGCGACGGCACGGTGTGGGTGCACCGCACCGACTCCGGCGCGATCTGCCGGTTGGCGCGCGGCGCGACCAACCTGGACTGCCCCACCGTCGCACCGGCCGGCCACACCGGCGGCCTCACCGTCGCCGGCGACCGGGTCGTGTTCGTCGACACCACCGCCGACTCGATGAGCGTCGTCGAGGGCAAGGGACTCGGCACCGCGGTGAAGCTCGGCGTGGACGCCCCGCCGAACGCGCGGATCGCGCCCGTGGACGCCGCCGGCCGGGTCGCCGTGCTCGATCCGGCCGGTCGCCGCATGCACCTCGTCGAGGCGCGGGTCGACGACAAGGGCGCGCTGGCCGAGCAGCGTCCTCCCGCCGAGACCGTCCAGCTCCCGGACGGTGAGTACGACAGCCCGTCGGTCAGTGGGGATTCCGTCGTGCTGCTCGACCACAAGAGCAACTCCGTGCGCACCTACGACAACCGCGGCCGGCAGCGGCACTCCGCGGCGATCCCGCAGGAGAAGGGCAAGCCGGAGCTGGTCCGCGGCGAGGACGCGCGCGTGTACGTCGACGGCTCCGAGGGCAAGCACGTCGTGGTCGTGGACAAGGACGGCTCGATGCAGCCGGTGCCGGTCGTCGGCGCCAAGCCCGAGGAGTCCAGGAAGCCGGTGCCGCCACCGGTGCAACCGACCACGACCAAGCCCGCCGACACCAACGCAGACCGGCCGGTCCCCCCTCCGAACACCGGCAGGCCCGTGCCACCACCGCAGACGCGCACCAACCAAGCCCAGCCACCGCCGCAGGCGCAACCGCCGGTCCGGACGCCACCGCCGATCCCGGTCACCTCGCCCGGCATGCCGCCGAACCTCGCCATCGCGATCACGCCCCAGCAGGTCGACGCGACCGTGACGTGGGGTGCCGCGCCCGCCAACGGTGCTCCCGTGACCGCGTACCACATCTCGTGGACGAGCCAGGGCGGCCGCTCGGGCACGGACTCGGTGCCGGGCACCGCCTTCACCTACGTGATCAGGGGCATCTGGCAGGGCGCCGACCACCCGTTCACGGTCACCGTGGTGGCGCAGAACAGCGCGGGCCGCGGCACGCCCGCGACGGCGAACGCCGCCCCGCCGAAACGGGTCCCGAAGATCGACCTGACCAAGGGCCCGATCGCACCCAGGTGCGACCACGAGAACTGCTACTGGATGCACATCCTCATGACCGGGTTCAAGCCGAACACCCAGTACAAGGTGGACCCGCACTCGACGGACTCGGGTTACTCGAACCCCGGCCACAGCCTCAGAACTGACGCGGACGGCAATGCCGTGCTGAACGCCTTCTTCTACCACGGCGCGGGCCACACGGTGTGGGTCACGGCCGGTGGAGTCGAATCGAACCGCCTGGAGTGGACAGAATGA
- a CDS encoding magnesium and cobalt transport protein CorA, with protein MSASPSGDLTAEHARDAVVACGIYVDGVQLPGHFSPAGAVTEIRERGTGFVWIGLFEPDEEQIRDVADAFGLHPLAVEDAVHAHQRPKLENYGDNLFMVFKTIRYVEHESPTTTNEIVKSGEIMVFLGKDYVVTVRHGSHSELHDVRQALEDDPERLAVGPAAVLHDIADRVVDNYLEVVELFQNDIDLIEAAVFEPRSTIGVTQMYLVKREILELRRAVMPLAGPVRKLAEGGCSSLVPEEVRSYFRNVDDHLTTVNERVTSFNELLTTLVDATLAKVSLQQNNDMRRISAWVAIVAVPTMGVGVYGMNFDYMPELRWKYGYPMVMSLLLMICLLLYRLFKRNRWL; from the coding sequence ATGTCTGCGTCCCCATCAGGTGATCTGACGGCTGAGCACGCGCGGGACGCCGTGGTGGCGTGCGGCATCTACGTCGACGGCGTCCAGCTGCCCGGCCACTTCTCACCCGCCGGTGCGGTCACCGAGATCCGCGAGCGCGGCACCGGGTTCGTCTGGATCGGGCTGTTCGAACCGGACGAGGAGCAGATCAGGGACGTGGCCGACGCGTTCGGCCTGCACCCGCTCGCGGTCGAGGACGCCGTGCACGCCCACCAGCGCCCGAAGCTCGAGAACTACGGCGACAACCTGTTCATGGTGTTCAAGACGATCCGCTACGTCGAGCACGAGTCGCCCACCACCACCAACGAGATCGTCAAGTCCGGCGAGATCATGGTGTTCCTCGGCAAGGACTACGTCGTGACCGTGCGCCACGGGTCGCACTCCGAGCTGCACGACGTGCGCCAGGCGCTCGAAGACGACCCGGAACGGCTGGCGGTCGGCCCGGCCGCGGTGCTGCACGACATCGCCGACCGGGTCGTCGACAACTACCTGGAGGTCGTCGAGCTGTTCCAGAACGACATCGACCTGATCGAGGCCGCGGTGTTCGAACCGCGCAGCACCATCGGCGTGACCCAGATGTACCTGGTCAAGCGGGAGATCCTGGAGCTGCGCCGGGCCGTGATGCCGCTCGCCGGCCCGGTGCGCAAGCTCGCCGAGGGAGGGTGCAGCTCGCTGGTGCCGGAGGAGGTGCGGTCCTACTTCCGCAACGTCGACGACCACCTGACCACGGTGAACGAGCGCGTCACGTCGTTCAACGAGCTGCTCACGACGCTGGTCGACGCGACACTGGCGAAGGTGTCGTTGCAGCAGAACAACGACATGCGCCGCATCTCGGCGTGGGTCGCGATCGTCGCGGTGCCGACCATGGGCGTCGGCGTGTACGGCATGAACTTCGACTACATGCCGGAACTGCGGTGGAAGTACGGCTACCCGATGGTGATGTCACTGCTCCTGATGATCTGCCTGCTGCTGTACCGCCTGTTCAAACGCAACCGGTGGCTCTGA
- a CDS encoding DUF58 domain-containing protein has translation MRLTVRGTAVLVVSLGLGAAGWWGRYPLFLLLALAGLVAVGAAVLVTFRRVDVEVTRDVYPDRVERGAQALGKLKVRNASARWQRGFLAVDVAGGFHRTVQVHGLAPDTSRPYDYQLPTPVRGRMPVGPLTLSRTDPFGLARNSLTVGDTVTLWVHPRSYPALARTGGFPRHHHEGRSNDRLRGSLDLRELREYLPGDQVRDIHWKATARTGRLMVKEAADPDQPRLTVLLDTRAPVLGESAFEEAVDVAASLLRSAALAGHHARLLTSCGIDVATSGGPLAARQLLDQLCLQQQSTEAVTLLSTVRHQGGCLAVVTSGAADVSELSGLRSRYSSIFLLALGQAGHVPGARVLAGADAAALVGMWNEVRT, from the coding sequence ATGAGGCTGACCGTGCGGGGCACCGCCGTGCTGGTGGTGTCACTGGGGCTGGGCGCGGCCGGGTGGTGGGGGCGGTACCCGTTGTTCCTGCTGCTGGCGCTGGCCGGGCTGGTGGCGGTGGGGGCGGCGGTGCTGGTGACGTTCCGGCGGGTGGACGTCGAGGTGACCCGGGACGTGTACCCGGACCGGGTCGAACGGGGTGCGCAGGCGTTGGGGAAGCTGAAGGTGCGCAACGCCTCGGCGAGGTGGCAGCGCGGGTTCCTCGCCGTGGACGTGGCCGGCGGGTTCCACCGCACGGTGCAGGTGCACGGGCTGGCGCCGGACACGTCGCGGCCGTACGACTACCAGCTGCCGACGCCGGTGCGCGGCAGGATGCCGGTGGGTCCGCTGACGTTGTCGCGCACCGACCCGTTCGGCTTGGCGCGCAACAGCTTGACGGTCGGCGACACGGTGACGCTGTGGGTGCACCCGCGGTCGTACCCGGCGCTCGCGCGAACCGGCGGCTTCCCGCGGCACCACCACGAGGGCCGGTCCAACGACCGCCTGCGCGGGTCGCTGGACCTGCGCGAGCTGCGCGAGTACCTGCCGGGCGACCAGGTGCGCGACATCCACTGGAAGGCGACCGCGCGGACCGGCCGGTTGATGGTCAAGGAGGCCGCCGACCCCGACCAGCCCCGGCTCACCGTGCTGCTCGACACCCGCGCGCCGGTGCTGGGGGAAAGCGCTTTCGAGGAGGCGGTCGACGTAGCCGCCTCACTGCTGCGGTCCGCCGCGCTGGCCGGGCACCACGCCCGGTTGCTGACGTCGTGCGGCATCGACGTCGCCACCTCGGGCGGCCCGCTCGCCGCGCGGCAGCTGCTCGACCAGCTCTGCCTGCAACAGCAGAGCACCGAGGCCGTGACGCTGCTGTCGACGGTGCGGCACCAGGGTGGTTGTCTCGCGGTGGTGACGTCGGGGGCGGCGGACGTCTCGGAGCTGTCCGGGCTGCGGTCGCGGTACTCGTCGATCTTCCTGCTGGCGCTGGGGCAGGCCGGGCACGTACCGGGGGCTCGGGTGCTGGCCGGTGCCGACGCCGCCGCGCTGGTGGGCATGTGGAACGAGGTGCGGACGTGA
- a CDS encoding AAA family ATPase, whose translation MNQTRAAAVFSAISDNVQLVIRGKQDVVRLAVVALLAEGHLLVEDVPGLGKTTLARCLARSIGGSWSRIQFTPDLLPGDITGVTVYHQKDEEFTFHPGAVFANVVVADEINRGTPKTQSAMLEVMSERRVTVDGVAHDVPSPFLVVATQNPIEMEGTYRLPEAQLDRFLLRLSVGYPDVADEVSIIMNACTGMTADRLQPVVEIAALVEAITEVRGLFVDGAICEYAARLCAATRIHASVRFGASPRGSIALVRAGQALAATAGRSFVTADDIKHVAVPALAHRLVLTAEAELKQRSAADVVTEVLATTPAPAMSAASR comes from the coding sequence ATGAACCAGACGCGCGCGGCCGCGGTGTTCTCGGCGATCTCGGACAACGTCCAGCTGGTGATCAGGGGCAAGCAGGACGTCGTGCGGCTGGCCGTCGTCGCGCTGCTCGCCGAGGGCCACCTGCTCGTCGAGGACGTGCCGGGACTGGGCAAGACGACGCTCGCGCGGTGCCTCGCCCGCAGCATCGGCGGGAGCTGGAGCCGCATCCAGTTCACCCCCGACCTGCTGCCCGGCGACATCACCGGGGTGACCGTCTACCACCAGAAGGACGAGGAGTTCACCTTCCACCCCGGCGCGGTGTTCGCGAACGTCGTGGTGGCCGACGAGATCAACCGCGGCACGCCGAAGACGCAGTCGGCGATGCTGGAGGTGATGTCGGAGCGCCGGGTCACCGTGGACGGGGTGGCGCACGACGTGCCGTCGCCGTTCCTGGTGGTGGCGACGCAGAACCCGATCGAGATGGAGGGCACCTACCGGCTGCCGGAGGCCCAGCTCGACCGGTTCCTGCTGCGGTTGTCGGTCGGCTACCCGGACGTGGCCGACGAGGTGTCGATCATCATGAACGCCTGCACCGGGATGACCGCCGACCGGCTGCAGCCCGTGGTCGAGATCGCCGCGCTCGTGGAGGCGATCACCGAGGTCCGCGGCCTGTTCGTGGACGGGGCGATCTGCGAGTACGCGGCGCGGCTCTGCGCGGCGACCAGGATCCACGCCTCGGTGCGGTTCGGGGCGAGCCCGCGCGGCAGCATCGCCCTCGTGCGGGCGGGCCAGGCGCTGGCGGCCACCGCGGGACGGTCGTTCGTCACCGCCGACGACATCAAGCACGTCGCCGTCCCCGCGCTCGCGCACCGGCTGGTGCTGACCGCGGAGGCCGAGCTGAAGCAGCGGTCGGCGGCGGACGTCGTGACCGAGGTGCTCGCGACCACCCCGGCGCCCGCGATGAGCGCGGCGAGCCGTTAG
- a CDS encoding sensor histidine kinase, whose protein sequence is MTTGAAARLRGLRWLLTGVFTALNAAGLLLVAWLMLDLAEQKGEQAVDADLRRVPPLVARQLEFTGDRLDTSGLFGDSITVECPQFAVLPAGRGQFEPYLSGVSCVDVDLAVLSGLAADAVRERQPQSAYVRAVDGTLVRAYAQPFTSANGPYVGAVVAHADAQREKDEHDRRVLLVALGCVILIAALGGTGHVLSGLAIKPAATALEQHEEMLNGIAHDLKRPVTGLRALADTAMRNPGSMGKVLPRIVRLSKRMGGIVGTQLMHAKFEAGVQQLDVQSVQLDQLVAAVVEDIPAEGARITFTSVPTRVDADPDMIGRAVENLIGNAVQHGHRPGTAAVVHVSVGGGRVVVADEGPGLDPATAERALRRFTSGGGSTGLGLHLVQRITHAHGGTLGIYRSETGGAIFEIVLPTGRS, encoded by the coding sequence GTGACCACGGGGGCCGCGGCCCGGCTGCGTGGGCTGAGGTGGCTGCTCACCGGGGTGTTCACGGCGTTGAACGCGGCCGGGCTGCTGCTGGTCGCGTGGCTCATGCTCGACCTCGCTGAGCAGAAGGGCGAGCAAGCCGTCGACGCCGACCTGCGCCGCGTTCCCCCGCTGGTGGCGCGCCAGCTCGAGTTCACCGGCGACCGGCTCGACACCAGCGGCCTGTTCGGCGACTCGATCACGGTCGAGTGCCCCCAGTTCGCGGTGCTCCCGGCGGGCCGCGGGCAGTTCGAGCCCTACCTCAGCGGGGTGTCGTGCGTGGACGTGGACCTGGCCGTGCTGAGCGGACTGGCCGCCGACGCGGTGCGGGAGCGCCAGCCGCAGAGCGCGTACGTGCGGGCCGTCGACGGCACTCTCGTGCGGGCCTACGCCCAGCCGTTCACCAGTGCCAACGGCCCGTACGTCGGCGCGGTGGTGGCCCACGCCGACGCCCAGCGGGAGAAGGACGAGCACGACCGGCGGGTGCTGCTGGTCGCACTGGGCTGCGTGATCCTGATCGCCGCCCTCGGCGGCACCGGCCACGTCCTGTCCGGACTCGCGATCAAACCCGCCGCGACCGCGCTGGAGCAGCACGAGGAGATGCTCAACGGCATCGCGCACGACCTGAAACGGCCGGTCACCGGGCTGCGGGCGCTCGCGGACACCGCCATGCGCAACCCCGGCAGCATGGGCAAGGTCCTGCCGCGCATCGTCCGGTTGTCCAAGCGGATGGGCGGCATCGTGGGCACGCAGCTCATGCACGCCAAGTTCGAGGCGGGCGTGCAGCAGCTCGACGTCCAGTCCGTGCAGCTCGACCAGCTCGTCGCCGCCGTCGTCGAGGACATCCCGGCCGAGGGCGCGCGCATCACCTTCACGTCCGTGCCGACCAGGGTGGACGCCGACCCGGACATGATCGGCCGCGCGGTCGAGAACCTGATCGGCAACGCCGTCCAGCACGGCCACCGGCCCGGCACCGCCGCGGTCGTGCACGTCAGCGTCGGCGGCGGCCGGGTCGTCGTGGCCGACGAAGGACCGGGACTCGACCCGGCCACCGCCGAGCGGGCGTTGCGGCGTTTCACCAGCGGCGGCGGCTCGACCGGCCTCGGCCTGCACCTCGTGCAGCGGATCACCCACGCCCACGGCGGCACGCTCGGCATCTACCGTTCGGAGACCGGCGGGGCGATCTTCGAGATCGTCCTGCCCACCGGGCGGTCGTGA
- a CDS encoding response regulator transcription factor, with amino-acid sequence MLVEDYEDTRVALVVELEAAGFAVDDAEDIAGADRALRDNDYDCVVFDRLLPDGDSITYVHRRRREGWATPVLFLTQLDSVGDRVAGFDHGGDDYVVKPCDMAVVTARVQAMCRRAGRARPSVLRHADLEVDCAPEHVEPQVSRSELIEHCWDASTDPMSNVVDQVVKRVRQKLLEPELIHTVRGVGFRLEAHR; translated from the coding sequence CTGCTCGTCGAGGACTACGAGGACACGCGCGTCGCGCTCGTGGTCGAGCTGGAGGCCGCCGGGTTCGCGGTGGACGACGCCGAGGACATCGCGGGTGCGGACCGGGCGTTGCGGGACAACGACTACGACTGCGTCGTGTTCGACCGGCTGCTGCCCGACGGCGACTCGATCACCTACGTGCACCGCAGGCGGCGGGAGGGCTGGGCGACACCGGTGCTGTTCCTGACCCAGCTCGACAGCGTCGGCGACCGGGTGGCCGGGTTCGACCACGGTGGCGACGACTACGTGGTCAAGCCGTGTGACATGGCCGTGGTGACCGCGCGCGTGCAGGCGATGTGCCGCCGCGCCGGGCGGGCGCGGCCGTCGGTGCTGCGCCACGCGGACCTGGAGGTCGACTGCGCGCCGGAGCACGTTGAGCCACAAGTGAGCCGCTCCGAGCTGATCGAGCACTGCTGGGACGCCAGCACCGACCCGATGTCCAACGTGGTCGACCAGGTCGTCAAGCGGGTGCGGCAGAAGCTGCTCGAACCGGAGCTGATCCACACCGTGCGCGGGGTGGGGTTCCGGCTGGAGGCGCACCGGTGA
- a CDS encoding AfsR/SARP family transcriptional regulator — translation MTFHVPGPLEAHTATDAVVELGTRKAGTVLAVLLLHPNAWLRTDEIVRATWPEHAVPAAAKANLTTYVSQLRCVLPSFGSGNRIEARSGAYRLRVGRGEVDSDRAFELAAAARAAMSAGDHGAALVFLEDALALWRGRPFEGADVADVVGRLDGLRLDLVEGLAEAQLALGRRGEALAALRELTVQDPLREGAWTLLGRTLVATGRRGGAVAACRAAGCWPTSSGGAGPELAGRSGWVRELPADVAVLAGGRRSSPRCCPRAAGWLGSVGAVVGQRGGVLAPDPWCSPVSGSPGSTGRRLDLAAELLDAAPGVALTAAVTTEPAGGAALRVAATTHAAITAAAAELTHVAAHRGVRLERLDGRHASAVAATLPIGGGSL, via the coding sequence ATGACCTTCCACGTGCCCGGCCCGCTCGAGGCGCACACCGCCACCGACGCGGTCGTCGAACTCGGCACCCGCAAGGCCGGGACGGTGCTGGCCGTGCTCCTGCTGCACCCTAACGCCTGGCTGCGCACCGACGAGATCGTCCGCGCGACGTGGCCGGAACATGCCGTGCCCGCGGCGGCGAAGGCGAACCTGACGACGTACGTGTCCCAGCTGCGGTGCGTGCTGCCGTCCTTCGGGTCCGGCAACCGCATCGAGGCCCGGTCCGGTGCGTACCGGCTGCGGGTGGGACGGGGTGAGGTCGACTCGGACCGGGCGTTCGAGCTGGCGGCGGCCGCGCGGGCGGCGATGTCGGCTGGTGATCACGGGGCGGCTCTTGTGTTTCTGGAGGACGCGCTGGCGTTGTGGCGGGGAAGGCCGTTCGAGGGCGCGGACGTGGCGGACGTGGTGGGGCGACTCGACGGGCTGCGTCTCGACCTGGTGGAGGGGCTGGCCGAGGCGCAGCTCGCTCTTGGCAGGCGGGGTGAGGCGCTTGCGGCGTTGCGGGAGCTGACTGTTCAGGACCCGTTGCGGGAGGGGGCTTGGACGCTGCTGGGGCGGACGTTGGTCGCGACGGGCCGGCGGGGCGGGGCGGTGGCGGCCTGTCGGGCGGCGGGGTGCTGGCCGACGAGCTCGGGTGGAGCCGGGCCGGAGCTGGCCGGGCGCTCGGGGTGGGTGCGGGAGCTGCCGGCGGACGTGGCGGTGTTGGCGGGCGGACGGAGAAGCTCGCCGCGCTGCTGTCCTCGGGCGGCGGGTTGGCTGGGTTCGGTGGGCGCGGTCGTCGGGCAGCGGGGCGGCGTTCTGGCGCCGGATCCGTGGTGCAGTCCGGTTTCCGGCTCGCCGGGTTCGACGGGCAGACGCCTGGACCTTGCTGCCGAGCTGCTCGACGCGGCACCGGGCGTGGCGCTGACGGCGGCCGTGACAACGGAACCCGCCGGCGGTGCCGCGCTCCGCGTCGCCGCCACCACGCACGCCGCGATCACCGCCGCGGCAGCCGAGCTCACGCACGTCGCCGCACACCGCGGGGTGCGGCTGGAACGACTCGACGGACGGCACGCGAGCGCGGTCGCCGCCACCTTGCCCATTGGAGGGGGATCACTGTGA
- a CDS encoding response regulator transcription factor, producing MRVLVTEDDDDIRFAVETSLRGAGFAVDVATDLPAADEALFVNTYDCVVFDRVLPSGDALDYVKQRRMAGWGAAVLFLTGIDNPVEGLPYGDDYLVKPFAMPELIARVRSLCRLTAVAPPPVLRHAGLELDPGRRTATRGGRPVSLTVKEFTVLERLVLAGGQAVRRDDLIAAAWDAEVRPSSNVLDVVITALRQKLGPPAVVLTVRGVGYRCG from the coding sequence GTGCGGGTACTGGTGACCGAGGACGACGACGACATCCGGTTCGCGGTGGAGACCTCACTGCGGGGCGCGGGTTTCGCCGTCGACGTGGCCACCGACCTGCCGGCGGCCGACGAGGCGCTGTTCGTGAACACCTACGACTGCGTGGTCTTCGACCGGGTGCTGCCGTCCGGTGACGCGCTGGACTACGTCAAGCAGCGCCGGATGGCCGGGTGGGGTGCCGCCGTGCTGTTCCTCACCGGCATCGACAACCCGGTCGAGGGCCTGCCCTACGGCGACGACTACCTGGTCAAGCCGTTCGCCATGCCGGAGCTGATCGCACGGGTGCGCAGCCTGTGCCGGCTGACCGCGGTCGCGCCGCCGCCGGTGCTGCGCCACGCCGGCCTGGAGCTCGACCCGGGCCGGCGCACCGCGACCCGTGGTGGGCGGCCGGTGAGCCTCACGGTCAAGGAGTTCACGGTGCTCGAACGGCTCGTGCTCGCCGGTGGGCAGGCGGTGCGCCGCGACGACCTGATCGCGGCGGCGTGGGACGCCGAGGTGCGGCCGAGCTCGAACGTGCTGGACGTCGTGATCACGGCGCTGCGCCAGAAGCTCGGTCCTCCCGCGGTGGTGCTGACCGTGCGCGGCGTCGGCTACCGCTGCGGCTGA